The following proteins are co-located in the Pyrobaculum calidifontis JCM 11548 genome:
- a CDS encoding nascent polypeptide-associated complex protein: protein MIPTSPRELEKILKRMGIKVEEVDVAYVELKLKNGETIRINSPTVALMRMPNKVLVYQIQAAEGSVQKVAPAAAPATSEYQPSEEDIALLIEQTGASREEAIKALVEAKGDLVQAAMKLLKK from the coding sequence ATGATACCCACAAGCCCCCGGGAGCTTGAGAAAATCTTAAAGCGCATGGGCATAAAGGTGGAGGAGGTGGATGTAGCGTACGTCGAGCTGAAGTTGAAGAACGGGGAGACCATTAGGATAAACAGCCCCACCGTGGCCCTAATGCGGATGCCCAACAAGGTCTTGGTCTATCAAATCCAGGCGGCAGAGGGCTCTGTGCAGAAGGTGGCCCCCGCGGCCGCCCCCGCCACGTCTGAGTATCAGCCAAGCGAGGAGGACATAGCGCTGTTGATTGAGCAGACCGGCGCAAGCAGAGAGGAGGCCATAAAGGCGCTTGTGGAGGCCAAGGGCGACTTAGTACAGGCTGCCATGAAGCTGTTAAAGAAGTAA
- a CDS encoding 50S ribosomal protein L16, protein MPARPARCYRRIKGPPYTREEYIHGAPMIQIPKFDMGTTSAAARAAFTMVAKLVAEERGQIRMQALEAARQISSKYLTKYVGDANYYLRLNVVPHHVLRENRMLAMAGADRLQEGMRLAFGSPAGRAARVEPGQVIFYVEFKPEHLAHVKEALRRAASKLPIPTRIVVEPKGDGKTAS, encoded by the coding sequence ATGCCAGCTAGGCCGGCGCGTTGTTACAGGAGGATTAAGGGGCCGCCGTATACGAGGGAGGAGTACATACACGGCGCGCCGATGATCCAAATACCAAAGTTCGACATGGGCACCACAAGCGCCGCGGCGCGGGCCGCCTTCACCATGGTCGCGAAGTTGGTAGCAGAGGAGCGCGGCCAGATTAGGATGCAGGCCCTAGAGGCGGCCCGCCAAATATCCTCAAAGTACCTCACTAAGTACGTAGGCGACGCCAACTACTACCTCAGGCTAAACGTGGTCCCCCACCACGTCTTGAGAGAAAACAGGATGTTGGCCATGGCGGGCGCAGACCGTCTCCAGGAGGGCATGAGGCTGGCCTTTGGCTCGCCGGCGGGGAGAGCAGCGCGTGTGGAGCCCGGGCAGGTTATATTCTACGTAGAATTCAAGCCGGAACACTTGGCGCACGTGAAGGAGGCCCTACGCCGCGCGGCGTCGAAGCTACCAATACCTACGCGCATCGTCGTCGAGCCGAAGGGAGATGGTAAGACAGCTTCATAG
- a CDS encoding DUF2192 domain-containing protein, translated as MVRQLHRARIEAALLLLEKVLSGAVTSRSALVAELQSVYRERGIEPFRGLSKEGVYDKEVATVYVVGVYGAGVMSPGEYDDVFYIENRSEAALDVVRKITEVVTKETQEELKRKTEEVKGKSEEDKVFRVLRLAFTGTVMGYFPEVLLVKAIKTYEVAYPHLSERLLNYAAFYSAYKIAEEIALGKIRTAEDLKIHKYTYCLRLGFQKCKPSDKLIAEVASAIYKVDKATLSRLFAKGVLPKLG; from the coding sequence ATGGTAAGACAGCTTCATAGGGCAAGGATAGAGGCCGCGCTACTCCTCCTAGAGAAGGTCCTCTCTGGCGCTGTGACATCTCGCTCGGCCCTAGTCGCAGAGCTACAGTCGGTGTACAGAGAGAGGGGGATAGAGCCCTTTAGAGGCCTCTCCAAGGAGGGGGTATACGACAAGGAGGTGGCCACCGTGTACGTGGTGGGTGTCTACGGCGCCGGGGTCATGTCCCCCGGCGAATACGACGACGTGTTCTACATAGAGAACAGGTCAGAGGCCGCGCTCGACGTGGTGAGAAAAATCACAGAGGTAGTGACCAAGGAGACGCAGGAGGAGCTCAAGAGGAAGACCGAGGAAGTGAAGGGAAAGTCTGAAGAGGACAAGGTATTTAGAGTACTCCGCCTAGCCTTCACAGGCACGGTAATGGGCTACTTCCCCGAGGTACTGCTAGTCAAAGCCATAAAGACCTACGAAGTGGCCTACCCCCACCTCTCAGAACGCTTGCTCAACTACGCCGCCTTCTACAGCGCGTATAAGATAGCAGAAGAGATAGCCCTGGGGAAGATAAGGACTGCTGAGGACTTGAAAATCCACAAATACACCTACTGCCTACGCCTAGGCTTCCAGAAATGCAAACCCTCAGACAAGCTAATCGCCGAAGTCGCCTCAGCCATATACAAGGTAGACAAGGCCACCCTCTCGAGGCTATTCGCAAAGGGAGTACTTCCAAAACTGGGATAG
- a CDS encoding alpha/beta hydrolase, translating to MGKALVFHGFRSSPANVQWLAEPLRGLGLEVVAPQIREVEDGYEAGVRELPVVVAAGHSMGGTVALLLAAKNPGLVKCVVAVAAPVDRRLQLQYISQSNNPYLRRLANELMALGNKLELTSPSRYIGNGMPPVLYIRGSNDDVVPRTHVDILAGLSDRFNFPLEIVEVEGMGHTPQEEMHVKQVAEAVVKFVSRCMKS from the coding sequence ATGGGTAAGGCTTTGGTGTTCCACGGGTTTAGGAGCTCGCCTGCCAACGTCCAGTGGCTCGCCGAGCCTCTCCGCGGCTTAGGCCTAGAGGTCGTGGCGCCGCAGATTAGGGAAGTGGAGGACGGCTACGAGGCGGGAGTTAGGGAGTTGCCGGTGGTCGTCGCGGCTGGGCACAGCATGGGGGGCACGGTGGCCCTCCTCCTGGCGGCTAAGAACCCCGGGCTTGTGAAATGCGTCGTCGCAGTCGCCGCGCCGGTGGACAGGAGGCTACAGCTACAGTACATATCTCAGTCGAACAACCCCTACCTCAGACGTCTTGCAAACGAGCTCATGGCCCTCGGCAACAAGCTAGAGCTCACCTCCCCCTCTAGGTACATCGGCAACGGAATGCCCCCCGTGCTCTACATAAGGGGGTCAAACGACGACGTGGTGCCAAGGACACATGTGGACATACTGGCCGGGCTCTCTGACCGCTTCAACTTCCCGCTGGAGATCGTCGAAGTGGAGGGGATGGGGCACACCCCCCAGGAGGAGATGCATGTGAAACAAGTGGCAGAGGCTGTGGTGAAGTTTGTATCGAGGTGTATGAAAAGCTAG
- a CDS encoding proteasome assembly chaperone family protein — protein sequence MRLEVKISGLPRDKRNILVLACPEPSLAGVVAVEYLIDQLQMEEIGAIKITEMPPVIAVVNGAAKLPHRIFYSRQAGIVAIRQHVPIPPQLYAEFIHKVLDWAEENKVKLVACLSAMPALGEKESDAVYFVTEEGLVEKFKEYGFVPIREATVTGLEGAYLDAVLGRSIDGVLLIAESKLLTAVKRLVDSGKVATHRDVIAILNDLVGRTGPDVGAALKLVNAVAKLAETQIDTSKLQEHASKYAFLVEKNIEALFKPMEAVATTARREVPLVF from the coding sequence ATGCGTCTCGAAGTTAAGATCAGCGGCTTGCCGCGGGATAAGAGGAACATCTTGGTTTTGGCGTGTCCTGAGCCGTCGCTTGCTGGGGTAGTGGCGGTGGAGTACCTCATTGACCAGCTCCAGATGGAGGAGATAGGCGCCATCAAGATCACGGAGATGCCGCCGGTCATCGCCGTGGTAAACGGCGCGGCGAAGTTGCCACACCGCATATTCTACTCTAGGCAGGCGGGCATCGTGGCCATTAGGCAACACGTCCCAATACCGCCGCAGCTGTACGCCGAGTTTATCCACAAGGTGTTAGACTGGGCCGAGGAGAACAAGGTAAAGCTCGTGGCGTGTCTCTCCGCCATGCCCGCCCTGGGCGAGAAGGAGAGCGACGCGGTGTACTTTGTCACAGAGGAGGGACTCGTGGAAAAGTTCAAGGAGTACGGCTTTGTCCCCATACGAGAGGCCACTGTGACTGGGCTAGAGGGGGCCTACCTAGACGCCGTCCTAGGCCGGAGCATAGACGGCGTACTCCTCATCGCAGAGTCCAAGCTCTTAACCGCCGTGAAGAGGCTCGTCGACAGCGGGAAAGTGGCCACCCACAGAGACGTAATAGCCATCTTAAACGACTTAGTAGGCCGGACGGGCCCCGACGTGGGAGCCGCACTCAAGCTGGTAAACGCCGTGGCAAAGCTGGCCGAGACACAGATAGACACCTCAAAACTACAAGAACACGCCTCAAAATACGCATTCCTAGTTGAGAAAAACATAGAGGCCCTCTTCAAGCCCATGGAAGCCGTGGCAACAACGGCAAGGCGAGAAGTGCCTCTAGTGTTTTAA
- a CDS encoding 50S ribosomal protein L5, whose protein sequence is MKWKELVLVKDHPMKRVYIEKVVVNIGVGTGGERLEKAANLLRELTGAEPSLRRAKRSIKDFGIRKGEPIGVAVTLRRDKAVEFLMRALQAVGNRIKRSSFDERGNVCFGIKEHIMLPGVKYDPAVGIWGMDVCVRLAKPGLRVQLRRRRRSKVGKGQLVTREEAVEFFQKVLGVQVD, encoded by the coding sequence ATGAAGTGGAAGGAGCTTGTTCTTGTTAAAGACCACCCAATGAAACGGGTGTACATAGAGAAGGTCGTGGTAAACATAGGGGTGGGCACCGGCGGCGAGAGACTTGAGAAGGCGGCTAATTTGCTGAGGGAGCTAACGGGGGCGGAGCCCTCGCTGAGGAGGGCCAAGCGCTCGATTAAGGACTTTGGCATTAGGAAGGGGGAGCCCATCGGCGTGGCAGTTACGCTGAGGAGAGACAAGGCCGTGGAGTTCCTCATGCGCGCCCTCCAGGCCGTGGGCAATAGGATAAAGCGCAGCAGCTTCGACGAGAGGGGCAACGTGTGTTTTGGCATAAAGGAGCACATAATGTTGCCGGGCGTGAAGTACGACCCGGCCGTGGGCATATGGGGCATGGACGTGTGCGTCCGCCTGGCGAAGCCGGGGCTGAGGGTGCAGCTTAGAAGGCGGAGGAGGAGCAAGGTTGGGAAGGGGCAACTGGTGACTAGGGAGGAGGCGGTGGAGTTTTTCCAAAAGGTGCTGGGGGTCCAGGTCGACTAG
- a CDS encoding RsmB/NOP family class I SAM-dependent RNA methyltransferase — protein MAKWTAEELVSFVAKVLYEVVQNELTLDYAFQKVKRRWRALESFKVFYDASFDAVRHYYFLRFAASKLFGSSGAKAAAKAWFLYRADSLLYNKELVARYRKRLLKRALAKPEDVEKALEELRGDPARYLSVKYSYHPAIVETLLRYLPLGEVERLLEAGNTTWMWLRINTFKVDVDKGLKLLEQEAEVEPHPHIPFMVLVKKASKPIQYLSAVKTFAAIPQDLASVYTVLALDPRPGDSVLDLAAAPGMKISLATQIAEGKLKVVAADVSRKRVARMRHLLKALGAYQYVDVVHADSRKLAARRFDKALLDAPCTSSGAFTKDPGVKIYPRVERARQYSQLQLQLLTRALQLAEEVVYAVCSILPEEGEEVVSKAGARAEKPLAELAPSYWGDIGGRTFPHIHRSEAFFISRLRP, from the coding sequence GTGGCTAAGTGGACTGCAGAGGAGCTGGTATCCTTCGTGGCCAAGGTCTTGTACGAAGTTGTTCAAAACGAGCTCACCCTGGACTACGCCTTTCAAAAAGTCAAGAGGCGTTGGAGGGCGCTGGAGAGCTTCAAGGTCTTCTACGACGCCTCCTTTGACGCAGTTAGGCACTATTACTTCTTGAGGTTCGCCGCGTCGAAGCTCTTTGGCTCAAGCGGTGCGAAGGCCGCGGCAAAGGCGTGGTTCTTGTACAGGGCAGACTCTCTGCTCTACAACAAAGAGCTAGTGGCCAGGTACAGGAAGCGGCTGCTCAAGAGGGCCTTGGCCAAGCCGGAGGACGTGGAGAAGGCCCTCGAAGAGCTGAGGGGCGACCCAGCGCGCTACCTCTCGGTGAAGTACAGCTACCACCCGGCGATAGTGGAGACGCTCCTCAGATACCTCCCCCTGGGCGAGGTGGAGAGGCTGTTGGAGGCGGGCAACACCACGTGGATGTGGCTGAGGATAAACACCTTCAAAGTGGACGTGGACAAGGGACTTAAGCTACTGGAGCAGGAGGCAGAGGTGGAACCCCACCCCCACATACCCTTCATGGTGCTTGTGAAAAAGGCCAGCAAGCCCATCCAGTACCTCTCAGCGGTTAAGACCTTCGCCGCGATCCCCCAGGACCTCGCCTCAGTCTACACAGTCCTCGCCCTTGACCCAAGGCCAGGGGACTCGGTGCTCGACCTAGCGGCGGCGCCTGGGATGAAGATAAGCCTAGCCACCCAAATCGCCGAGGGGAAGCTTAAGGTAGTTGCGGCAGACGTGTCCCGAAAGAGGGTGGCCAGAATGAGGCACCTACTAAAGGCGCTAGGGGCCTACCAGTACGTAGACGTGGTACACGCAGACTCTAGAAAGCTCGCCGCCAGGCGGTTCGACAAGGCGCTTCTAGACGCGCCGTGCACCTCCAGCGGCGCCTTCACCAAAGACCCCGGCGTGAAGATATACCCAAGGGTAGAGAGGGCCCGCCAATACTCCCAGCTACAGCTCCAACTGCTCACGCGCGCACTACAGCTGGCAGAGGAGGTGGTATACGCCGTCTGCTCCATTCTGCCAGAGGAGGGGGAAGAGGTGGTGTCCAAGGCCGGCGCCAGAGCAGAGAAGCCGCTGGCCGAGCTAGCCCCATCCTACTGGGGGGACATAGGCGGCAGAACCTTCCCCCACATCCACAGAAGCGAGGCATTCTTCATCTCGCGGCTCAGGCCGTGA
- a CDS encoding fucose isomerase, which translates to MVVRVAAAPNVGAEIREEYLRLYEGLLPRVEEVVFIVVLTGGAEPEILSQAGRFNVLLAWPHYNSLPSALEAAAALRERGAFAEVVALEGPGAEPPAERVRRLVEVARLLDKPPRLMLVGEPNPWLVASDLAGKPDVRVDEGEVYRRSLSMQAAEEARRLVESARESAYGPGELERVLAYAKALREAARGVDGLTLGCWCFNFPRVEERGWTPCISLAVLNDWGVTATCEGDLRALYSAVVLRRISGKPAWISNVNAARGELLLLTHDGLPPSMAKAYSIVPRLATKAPAAIRAEVEPGRPVTLLRVSRDLRRALLLGGITAEAERVEACATQIAVRVTKGSPAAVYKAGLGNHLAFVFDDVYEEVEAYLRYLGASVVTA; encoded by the coding sequence GTGGTTGTTAGAGTGGCCGCGGCGCCGAATGTGGGTGCCGAGATTCGGGAGGAGTATCTGAGGCTTTACGAGGGCCTTCTCCCCAGGGTGGAGGAGGTGGTCTTTATCGTGGTTTTGACTGGGGGCGCCGAGCCTGAGATCTTGAGCCAGGCGGGGCGGTTCAACGTGCTTTTGGCGTGGCCTCACTACAACTCCCTCCCCTCTGCCCTAGAGGCCGCGGCGGCTCTCAGAGAGCGGGGCGCCTTTGCGGAGGTTGTGGCGCTCGAGGGGCCGGGCGCGGAGCCCCCGGCAGAGCGGGTGCGTAGGCTTGTGGAAGTGGCGCGCCTGTTGGACAAGCCGCCGCGGCTCATGCTGGTGGGGGAGCCTAACCCCTGGCTCGTGGCGTCGGACTTGGCGGGGAAGCCCGACGTGCGCGTAGACGAGGGGGAGGTGTACCGCCGCTCCCTCTCCATGCAGGCGGCCGAGGAGGCGCGGCGCTTGGTGGAGTCGGCGCGGGAGAGCGCGTACGGGCCCGGCGAGCTGGAGCGGGTGCTGGCCTACGCCAAGGCCCTGCGTGAGGCGGCGCGGGGGGTGGACGGGCTTACGCTGGGGTGCTGGTGCTTCAACTTCCCCAGGGTCGAGGAGCGGGGGTGGACTCCGTGCATCTCCCTCGCCGTGTTGAACGACTGGGGGGTCACCGCCACGTGTGAGGGCGACCTCAGGGCGCTCTACTCTGCGGTCGTCCTGCGGCGGATTTCTGGGAAGCCGGCGTGGATTAGCAACGTCAACGCGGCGCGGGGCGAGCTCCTCCTCCTTACGCACGACGGCTTGCCCCCGTCCATGGCCAAGGCCTACTCCATTGTCCCCCGCCTAGCCACCAAGGCCCCCGCCGCGATTAGGGCAGAGGTGGAGCCGGGGAGGCCGGTGACTCTGCTCAGAGTGTCCCGCGACTTGAGGCGGGCCCTCCTCCTTGGGGGCATCACCGCCGAGGCGGAGAGGGTAGAGGCGTGTGCGACGCAGATAGCGGTGAGAGTGACCAAGGGGTCCCCCGCCGCGGTCTACAAGGCGGGGCTCGGGAACCACTTGGCCTTTGTCTTCGACGACGTGTACGAAGAGGTGGAGGCCTATCTGAGGTACCTGGGGGCCTCCGTGGTCACGGCCTGA
- a CDS encoding PFL family protein, with protein MRFDPSEIGEVLEMVLFRELDIRAVTLSVNTVPAARPSAAELADALEEVLLPYLKRLRPAVEKVASRLGVRIVTVRLAVSPMSILLEPSGKAEAALEAARRLEELAVKYGVDMVGGFSGFIHAGASRGDRALIEALPDVLNSTTRLAGFLNVASTYTGVNLDAVRASADVVLSLKPHAAARFAVAANAPEDVPFMPLAYHGLGLPDAVVNIAVSGPGVIEAVVRNMPNADVRTLHDAIKRAAFKITRLGELVGREVAKELGVEFGAVDLSVAPSPKVGDSVAAILEAMGLPRVGSPGTVFALALFVDAVKKGGAMATSTVGGLSGAFIPVSEDAVMSKAAAEGHITFDLLKAMAAVCNTGVDMVGIPAETPRDTVAALIADVMALAVHLDKTLGVRLIPVPGAKPGDVYDLGGLYGQVAVIGLPHSGEVALVQRRGVAPPGIERLKKG; from the coding sequence ATGAGGTTCGACCCCTCGGAGATAGGCGAAGTCCTCGAGATGGTGCTCTTCAGAGAGTTGGACATACGCGCGGTCACCCTCAGCGTAAACACGGTCCCAGCCGCCAGGCCCAGCGCCGCGGAGCTGGCCGACGCGCTGGAGGAGGTCCTCCTGCCCTACTTGAAGAGGCTTAGGCCGGCCGTGGAGAAGGTGGCCTCTAGGCTGGGCGTCAGGATTGTGACCGTGAGGCTGGCGGTGTCGCCCATGTCCATCCTCCTAGAGCCCTCGGGGAAGGCCGAGGCGGCTCTGGAGGCCGCCCGGCGCCTCGAGGAGCTGGCAGTGAAATACGGCGTGGACATGGTGGGCGGCTTCTCGGGATTTATACACGCCGGCGCCTCCAGGGGCGACAGGGCCCTCATCGAGGCGCTTCCGGATGTCCTCAACTCCACCACTAGGCTGGCGGGGTTTCTCAACGTGGCCTCCACCTACACTGGGGTGAACTTAGACGCTGTGAGGGCCTCGGCCGACGTGGTGCTCAGCCTAAAGCCCCACGCCGCCGCGAGATTCGCCGTCGCCGCCAACGCCCCCGAGGACGTCCCCTTCATGCCGCTTGCCTACCACGGCCTCGGCCTCCCAGACGCGGTGGTGAACATAGCGGTGAGCGGGCCGGGGGTCATCGAGGCGGTGGTGCGGAATATGCCAAACGCAGACGTGCGCACGCTCCACGACGCCATCAAGAGGGCCGCCTTCAAGATAACGCGCCTCGGGGAGCTGGTGGGCAGAGAGGTGGCCAAGGAGCTGGGGGTAGAGTTCGGGGCCGTGGACCTAAGCGTCGCACCCTCCCCCAAGGTGGGAGACTCCGTGGCCGCCATCCTCGAGGCCATGGGCCTCCCCCGGGTCGGGTCCCCCGGCACGGTTTTCGCCCTAGCACTCTTCGTAGACGCGGTCAAGAAGGGGGGCGCCATGGCCACCTCCACCGTGGGAGGCCTATCCGGCGCCTTTATCCCAGTGAGCGAAGACGCCGTCATGTCAAAGGCCGCGGCCGAGGGGCACATAACCTTCGACCTCCTCAAGGCCATGGCGGCGGTGTGCAACACCGGCGTGGACATGGTGGGAATACCCGCCGAAACCCCGCGAGACACCGTAGCCGCACTGATAGCAGACGTCATGGCCCTAGCAGTCCACCTCGACAAGACCCTAGGTGTGAGGCTAATCCCAGTGCCAGGGGCAAAGCCAGGCGACGTATACGACCTAGGAGGCCTCTACGGGCAGGTGGCCGTCATAGGCCTACCCCACAGCGGCGAAGTAGCACTAGTCCAACGCAGAGGCGTCGCGCCCCCAGGCATAGAGAGGCTGAAAAAAGGGTAG
- a CDS encoding ACT domain-containing protein, which translates to MGDYVVVSVLGADRVGIVAGIASVLAKHNANIVDISQTVVKDIFSMVMIVDVSKADVDIAALRRELEEEGRRLGVMVAVHHIDVFRYMQRI; encoded by the coding sequence ATGGGCGACTACGTGGTAGTGAGCGTCCTCGGCGCAGACAGAGTGGGCATAGTGGCCGGCATAGCCTCCGTGCTGGCCAAGCACAACGCGAACATCGTGGACATATCTCAAACCGTTGTAAAGGACATATTCTCCATGGTCATGATCGTCGACGTGTCTAAGGCGGATGTGGACATCGCCGCGCTTAGGAGAGAGCTGGAGGAGGAGGGGAGGCGGCTGGGCGTCATGGTGGCGGTACACCACATCGACGTGTTTCGCTACATGCAGAGGATATGA